GCAAAGACAGTCCTACAAGAGAACCTTGAAGAAGGTCCATCGTGACCAGCGTTTCCGCAATCACCCGAAGAACGGCAAGAAGGCTCACAAGGCAGATCGCAGGCTGAAGACAATCGCGGGACGGCTCGTCCGTGAATTAGAGCGAAATCTCGCCAGCAAGAACTTGTTGAACACGTACAAAGAAAAAATCGAGCTTTTCAAAAAAGTTCTGGCACAGAAGAAATGCGACAAGGACAAGGTCTATTCGCTTCACGAACCCGAAGTAAAATGCATCGGCAAGGGCAAGGAACACAAGAAATACGAGTTCGGCAACAAGGTGTCAATCGCCCGGAGCTACAGCGGCATCATTGTCGGCGCGGTCTCGTTCCGGGACGAGTATGACGGACATACGATAGACGATACGCTTGACCATGTTGAACAAATGCTTGGATTCAGGCCGAGCCGGGCAGCATGCGACCGGGGCTACCGCGGACAAAAGGAATCCGGAACGACAAAGATCGTAATACCGGACGTCCCGAAGAAAAACGCGACTTACTACCAGAAGAAAAAGGCTCACAAGCTTTTTTGCAAGAGGGCTGGCATCGAACCAATCAATGGTCACTTGAAGAGCGACCACCGCATGGGTCGCAACTTCTACAAGGGAATCTTTGGCGACATGCTCAACGCAAAGCTTGCAGCAGCAGCGTTCAACTTCAAGAGGGTCATGAGGCGCTTTTTTGTTCTGTTGGAATGGCTATACTGTTGCTTCCTTTGCCGGGAAGGGGTGAATAAAAACGGCGAACCTCCTTATCCTGCGCTCGCGAAGTGACTTTTTAAGGGTCAACTATTTATACAATTGGAACGCCGAAAAATCAACACATTATCCGTTGTTTTATGCTTTTTATGATTTTGCACAATCAATGGATCACTATTCTAGCAAATAGATACTAACTCGCATTAAGGTTTATACCCCCCTATTATAGCAACATCATCCCCACCCCATTTTTCTACATTCCCATTCCATGAAGACCATCGAAGTTGTCGCAGGCGTCATCCAGAACGGAGAAAAAATCTTTGCAACCCCGCGCGGTTACGGAGACTTTAAGGGCGGCTGGGAATTCCCCGGCGGCAAGATGGAACCCGGCGAAACCCGCGAACAGGCGCTTGCCCGCGAACTCAAGGAAGAACTCGCCATAAACGTTTCCGTAGGCAGCTTCATCTGCACGGTCGATTACGACTATCCACAATTCCACTTGACCATGCACACTTTTTACTGCACCATCGAAAGCAGGAACCTGACCCTGCTCGAACACGAAGCCGCCAAATGGCTGAACAGATCCGAGCTCCACACCGTCAACTGGCTCCCCGCCGACGCAGAAGTCGTGAAGAAGTTAAAGATCCCGTCTATCATAGACGAGCTCTAGTGATTCTTAAATCGGCTGCGGAATGATCGACCAGCGGCCAGCATGCTATTGTCCGCATCATATTTGCCATTCAAAAATTTCGGGATTTCGACAAGCGTGAAAGTCTGTTTCTTACTGCAACTTCGAACGAGCCCCCGACCTTTTCTCCATTTTTTCAAACTTGGCACCAATCCACATTTTTGCCTAGACTGTCCTGAAGTCAAGTCGTCAATGCACAACAAATCACAAAGTCTCAAAAGTTTCGTTTCACATTACAATTATCATTGTTTTATAAATCTTATTTAATTACACAAGAATTACTCACTCGATTCATAATCGTTTCGGCTTTTTCTTTTTCCTTGCAAAGCCACTGCATTATGCCAGCACCGCATTTTTCAAGAGTTTCTTCATCATAACCACAGCTATTGAGGCACGCCACCATCAACTTATATTCAACTGTTATATCTAAACGTTCCTTGCAGACCAATTTATCCACAACGGCAACTCCAACAGCGGCCCCGGCAATAGCAGCACCAGCTCCCGTTAAAAGTTTTCCCCATTTACTTTCTTTAGGCTGAATTTCTGGATTTTTAGGTTGTTCATTAACAACAGGTTCGGAGGCAACATTTGCAACTTCATTGGCACTTTCTTCACGCACAAGCTCTTCCACATTTTCAACGACTGGAGCGGCATTCGGCGTTTCAATGACCGGCTGAATTTCCGGAGCCGACTTTTCTTCTACACTCGCGGGCGCAGCAGCGTTCTTTTCGGCATTCAGATTCAACAAAATCTGGCGCTGTTCACGCAACATAGCAAAAACAGAATCCACCAGAGAATCCTTGTTAATCGGAGCTTTCCAACCCTTGTAAAGGGAATCTCGGTAAGCCTCGTCTGTCAAGCATTTAGAAGCCTTGATAACACATTCTCTCTTTTGATCGTCGCAAGAGGTTAGCAAGGCTACAACTAAGATAAAGCAAATTAACAATAATTTTTTCATAATCTAAAAATCAAATTCATCCCTTCCGTTTTCATCTTTCATCCCGGAAAAGAGCTGATTCTCCTTTTCTTGTTTAATGGGTCCAATCACTTCTTTTCTAAAGCGATTATATCTATCCAGGCCAATATTTTCAATAAGCCATTGATCAGCCTTTGGGCAATCTTTAGCCATTAAAAATTGTTTCAGTTTTTCAAAGAAGGCAATCGCTTGTTCAAGCCTTTTAGGGTCCGGCTGATCCGCCTTCAATTCGCTTTCCGAAGGCTTATCGTTTTTCGGTCGCTTCTTCCAATATTTTTTCTCGACGCAATTGTCATAAGAAAATTCATCGTAATCGCTTTTTACGCTGAACTTTTTGCTTGAGGACTTCTTTTCGCTAGCGTCTTTAGGATTTTCTCTATAGTATTCCTTGACCGCTTCGGCGTACTTCTTTTCACGAGCTTTAAGCATATCATCAAGCTCGTTTCGCAGATTTCGCCATTGTTGAACTTTGTCGGTCATAATCACTTCACTCAAATTAATATCTATACCTATAAGAATTTCCTATCGGACAAGAATATTCTAAATCATTCATAGAGTCTAAATAATCTTTCTTTTCTTTACATTCAAATTCTTTAATTTTTTCGGCACATTTATCAATGCGGTCAGAACCACAAGAACGTACACAGGCCTGCATCAAATAGTATTCTTCTTCAAGAGTGAAATATGCACAATGAGTATCGGCATCATCCACAGCGACACCTGCGCCAACACCAATTCCACCAGCGGCAAGCCCGGCAGCTACAATAGCGGCTCCCTTAACACTCTTTTTTTTAGCCACTTCATTCACCTTCATATTATCAACTTTACCTTTTATGGTGGTCTTTATTTTTTCACTTTTTGCATGTGCCATTCTAATCGTTTGATTCGCCGCTCTTTTTGTTGCTGACGTTCCACGCTGAGCAGTATGAATTACAGACTCTTTCGCCTTATCAGCAGCGGCTTTCGCCCTTTTTAGAATTTCCTCACGGCCTTCTTTTGTCGAAAGGCCGCTATCATCAGCAACTTCTTGAACAGTATCCTTGATAAGCGTTCGTGCCTTTTGGACTTTTTCCTTGATTTGATCTATAAAAGGATTTTTTTCGTTCATAAAATTTCCTTGAGGGACAAAAATAATTTTTTTCCACATTAAAAAATCAAGGCTATTGGCGAAATTTGCCCCAAACCGCCAATTTTAGCGAAAAAAAACGCCATTTTTCCACATTTTTCTTTGTCCCTTTTTGTCCCTTTTAGGGTTTCTACATCTGCAAACGAAGGCGGGAAAATCCCTCCTGACTCAAAAAAAAGAGAGGACATTTTATGAGGAATCTTGGAACAACGCTTACGCAGCATTCTTATAGCGCCAGCTTCGGCAGACTCGGCAGAACTTCGGACAACAAAACCGTCGCCATCCTGACTCAAATCAGAGACGAAGAAGGCAACCCTCTCGCCGACCATGTCTGGGTGAAACTCCAGAATTTTTGCTTTGACAACGCCCCGCTAAAAAAAGGTGAACGAATATTCTTTTCCGCCGAGCCTTATCGCTACATCAAGGGCATTTACAAGAGCAGAGCCATCAAGACACTGCAATCTGACATCGGACTCAGAAACGTCATTTTTTTTGACCGTGAATGTCAGAAAAACTGACATCAAAGTTAAAAAAAAGAGACAGTCCCTCGTTCTGCGTCATAAAATCAAACATCAACAAGGAGCAGACTAATGAACTTCGAAAGCACCGCCAAAGCAATCCTGAAAATCAGGAACAGCAACAATCTCACCCAAGACGAATTCGCACGCAAGCTAAACGTTTCACGCCCGACCGTATCCAACTGGGAACTCGCCAAATGTATTCCGACAACCGAGCAGATTATGAGAATCCATGAAGCATTCCATGTCAGTGCCGATGAAATTCTTCAGATTAAAAAGAACACCATTTTCGTCATAGACACCTGCGCCATACTCAACCGTCCAAGAATCATCAATCAGCTTCTCGGAAACGAAAGCATTAGCCAGGTTATCATCCCCGACACCGTTATTTCCGAGCTCAATTATCAAAAGGATCATGGGCAAAAACAGCTAGCATGGCTCGCCATGGTTACAATCGAGAAGTTCTGCAAGGAATACCCGCACAAGATTTCCATACTTCATGAAGAAAATGCTAGCGGCATCAACGATCAGAAAATCATCTTTGCAGCAACGCAAGTCGCCAAGCGCAACATCCACAGCACAGTGTATATGCTTACGAACGATGTTTTCTTTTCTCTTGTCGAGAATAAGTTGCGCAATCTTGAGGTTTTGAATTTACAAGACTTTGAAGAAAAGTTTCCTCTCAACGCCAACTGTTTTAACAGAGAGGCTTCATTCCGCTTTTTTGAAGAAGTTAAAGCAGGAAACTTCAAGGCCGCTCAAATAGCCTTAAGCAAAGGAGCAAATCCCAACTTCATCCATCCTGAATCAGGCTATACCCCGCTCATCCAAGCCGTCCGTAACAGAGATAAATCCATGGTTGAATTTATTGCAAACCACCCAAAAACAAACTGCAATCTTTGTGACGAAGCCAAATACCGACTCCCCGCCATCAGCCACGCAGTTCAACTTGGAGAAATGACACTTGTTAAAACACTCGTAGAAGCAGGTGCTGATATTGACTGTCAGTCTCAAGGAAAAAATCATGGCAATACGGCACTCATGATTTCAGCATGGCATGGGAAACAAGACTTTGTCCAATATTTCTGTCAGAATGGAGCTTGCGCAAACCAGCAGGATTCCAACGGGTTCACAGCTCTTATCAAGGCCAGCATCAAAAAACAAGTGTCCTGCGTCAGATTTCTTTATCCACTAACTGATTCGAGAATCAGAAGTTTCGAAGGACTCACCGCAAAAGACTACGCCATCAAAAGTCACAACTCAGAACTCTTGAACATTTTTAAGGAAGCTTAATCATGATTGACCGCGTCTGCATTTCTCTCTCTAGCAAATGCCAACTTCGTTGTACCTACTGCCATTTCGACACGCATATTGATAAAAAAAGCGTTCTTGAAATCGGCGAAACCAGTGCCAAGAAAATTATCCATAACCTTCTGAACTACGCAACAGCTCATCAAGGCCATATAAAGATTGGACTCGTTGGTTCCGGTGAACCCCTGTTGCGCTTCAACCTCATCAAAGCCATTATCGAAATGGTAAAAGTCGTAGACAAGGAGCGCCTTTTAAGCTTTTACACCATTTCAAACGGGATGCATTTCAATGAGGATATCCGCCAATTCTTTTACGAGAACCGCAACACCATCAAGCTCTGCTTTTCAATTGACGGATACGAATTCATCCATGACTTGTGCCGCGTAAATGCAACCGGGAAAGGATCTTTTGCAACCATCATGCAATCTGTAGAACTCTATAAAAAGATGTTTGGAGAAGCCCCCTCTGTAAACGCCACAGTCCACCGCGAAACGTTACGCCATGCCGAGAGCGTTTTAAACTTTTTCGAAGAAAACTTCAAGAACGTCACGTTTTCAAGACTTGTTGATGTTGAATCTCCGCATTTGTTCATCAGCAAAAAAGACTTCCAGGAATTTCTGCAACTTGCCCAGGCCCACAAGCTTGAAATGAGGCAGTTCAAAGCCAAGAAATACGACTGCACCATGTACGGCCAACTTTGCGGTGTCGGGCGCACCAACATCTATTTCGACAACGGAAAAGTTTACCCCTGCGGACGATTCGTCGGGAACTCCAAATACGAACTCGGCAACGCAACAGACCCTATTGACGAAATTGAACGTTATATGGTCACCCACATTACCCCATGCGCTGATGGTCAGTGCTATTACGACAACCTCTAAAAGGATACCTATATGAAGTACGCGATCTATGGAATCTCCTGCTGTGGCAAGGACACATTTATAAAGAAACTCCTCGAATCCGGTAAATTCGAAGGCTACGAACACCCCAAAGGCTCGGAATCCCTAAACACCATTGCTTTAAACTCCTTTGGAAAAAATTTCAAGGAACTTTCTGCAAGCGAAAAAGACGATATCCGCGCCGAATACGCCCAAAAGCTTATGCAAAAGGAAAACATCTTTGCAGATGGTCATTACTGTTTCCCTAAAGACGGCAAGTACGAAATCGTATTCACAAAAAAAGATGCGGAATGCTATGACTCATTTTTCTATCTGAAAGCAAAACCGGAAGATGTCAAAAACCGCATCCAGAACTCTGCAAAGAACCAAAAATTTGCAAACCTTTCTGCAAGCGACATTGAAGCATGGCAAAAGAATGAAATCAGTGAACTTCGCGATATCTGCTTCAAAATCAACAAGGACTTCATCGTTCTTGACAGCGATTTTGAAAGCACCATCGTCTTCATTGAAGCCTACACGACAAACTACAGGACGCGCAACAGCTATCAGCAGGCAATCCGTCTTGCCGAGATTTGCAAAAGCAAAGCCTCTAGGGAAAAGATTGCGCTGTTTGACTGCGACAGAACCATCGTCAAAGAAGACACCGGAACGGACTATTTCAAAGCAAACGGAGCCTCCTTGGAAAAAGTCAAGGAAATTTTTGCTGATGACATTTATTCACAATATCAGTTTTGGAAATATAACCAACTGCACAAGAATTTTACGGTGCAACCCTCCACCAATCAATTCCATTTCAACACCCTTGTGATTGAAAAAATCAGCGAACTCCGCAATAACGGTTACTTCATTGTCGGAGTCACTTCAGGAATCAGCGCCATTTGGCAGCAAATTTTCAGAGAACACGACATCGTTGATCTGATGGTGAGTAGCGACGAAACCTTGGGCATAACGATTTCCGATTTTGTCAAGGGATATCTCGCCCAAAACATTGCTCACGACCACGAAGTTTTCGCCTGCGGTGACAGCTTGACCGACATCTATATGTTGGAAGCGGCCTCTATGCAGGGCGTCATCTATGCACCGGGAAAAACACGCTCTTCCGTGCAGGAATATCTGAACACCCATCCCGAAACAAAAATCAAACAATTCAAACAAAACCCCAATCAGTATAACAACATCGAAGGTGTCTAATGATTAACGCATTGACCGAAGCCAAGAACAACGAAAGCATCAACGAATGGATTGCAATCTGCAAAAGCGACTCCAACGTCATTGGAGCAAGCCTGCGCCACGCTCACTACCGCCTGGGTTTTGAACTCACCTCCGCCTTCAAGCAAGATTTTCACAACTCCGTCGCTGTATGCTTTATGCGAGGAGGACTCCCATTCTCCATGGGTATCGCCGATGCATTGGATTGTCCAATCGTCTTCTTCGACGACAAAGCCTCTCCCCACTTTTTCCAGGACAATCAAGAACAGCTGAAAGGAAAGCAAGTCCTCTTGATTGATTCCGTCATCCATTCCGGAAAATCCATGATCAAATCCATCGAAAGCCTGAATGGCATTTCCAGAGACATCAAAATTATGACCAATGTCCTCTGCTACAAGGCTGTCGAAAAATTCAGCATCTTGGACACCTATACGGTACGTATTTCAGGAAATTCCTTCAAAGGCTCAAACGTCAAAGTACAGAGCGGCAACAAAGGCCCCGATACAGGCGATCGACTATTCAAGACGCAGTTGTTCTAGCTGTTCGTCTTAAAAGCACAACGGACAACCACCTATCAACCCGAACAGGGTCGGATGGCCTTCCAGCACCGGAAACAAATCCGGCGGTGGCCGCGGCGGGAATCCCTCTAAGGGATAACTCAAAAGTTCTTGGGCCGTAAAGGCTCAAGGACTTTATCAAATCCAAATTTCTAAAAAAGGAGAAAACTCATGCAAACTTTATCGAAAGATTCACACATCAATGAAATGTGCAACGCGATGCTCAATAGCGGCCGCTGGAAACTTTCTCGTCATTCTAAGCACCCTATTTTACAGCATCTAACGTCCACAAAATTTTTCATCATTCCCTGCACCCCTAGCGATTCTCGCGCATTTGCGAATTTCCGCAAGGAGTACAATCGCTTTCTTCGAAAACACCTCATCCATATAGGATGGATTCAATAACAACATAAAGGAAAAAATATGAGAAATATTCAAAAACTGCGTGACGCACGCAAGGCTTCTTCCCACAACAAAGATCTTGTAAAAAGATCGAAGATTTGCCCTGACTGCTTCATCGATTCCGTACTTCCGGACGCATCCGGCATCCCGCTGAATAGGGACTTCGTGGCAGAAATGCACCGCTACTGGTTTGGCAGATAGCTCCTTTTTTCCGGCCCTGCATAAATGCCAAAACACCACAACATCCCTATTGTGGAAATCGGGACACCTTACTTTATATAGTTGACCCTTAAAAAGTCACTTCGCGAGCGCAGGATAAGGAGGTTCGCCGTTTTTATTCACCCCTTCCCGGCAAAGGAAGCAACAGTATAGCCATTCCAACAGAACAAAAAAGCGCCTCATGACCCTCTTGAAGTTGAACGCTGCTGCTGCAAGCTTTGCGTTGAGCATGTCGCCAAAGATTCCCTTGTAGAAGTTGCGACCCATGCGGTGGTCGCTCTTCAAGTGACCATTGATTGGTTCGATGCCAGCCCTCTTGCAAAAAAGCTTGTGCGCCTTTTTCTTCTGGTAGTAGGTCGCGTTTTTCTTCGGGACGTCCGGTATCACGATCTTTGTCGTGCCGGATTCCTTTTGTCCGCGGTAACCCCGGTCGCATGCTGCCTGGCTCGGCCTGAATCCAAGCATTTGTTCAACATGGTCAAGCGTATCGTCTATCGTATGGCCGTCATACTCGTCCCTGAACGCGACTGCGCCGACGATGATGCCGTTGTAGCTCCGGGCAATTGACACCTTGTTGCCGAACTCGTATTTCTTGTGTTCCTTGCCCTTGCCGATGCATTTTACTTCGGGTTCGTGAAGCGAATAGACCTTGTCCTTGTCGCATTTCTTCTGTGCCAGAACTTTTTTGAAAAGCTCGATTTTTTCTTTGTACGTGTTCAAC
The sequence above is drawn from the Hallerella porci genome and encodes:
- a CDS encoding transposase; the encoded protein is QRQSYKRTLKKVHRDQRFRNHPKNGKKAHKADRRLKTIAGRLVRELERNLASKNLLNTYKEKIELFKKVLAQKKCDKDKVYSLHEPEVKCIGKGKEHKKYEFGNKVSIARSYSGIIVGAVSFRDEYDGHTIDDTLDHVEQMLGFRPSRAACDRGYRGQKESGTTKIVIPDVPKKNATYYQKKKAHKLFCKRAGIEPINGHLKSDHRMGRNFYKGIFGDMLNAKLAAAAFNFKRVMRRFFVLLEWLYCCFLCREGVNKNGEPPYPALAK
- a CDS encoding (deoxy)nucleoside triphosphate pyrophosphohydrolase, which translates into the protein MKTIEVVAGVIQNGEKIFATPRGYGDFKGGWEFPGGKMEPGETREQALARELKEELAINVSVGSFICTVDYDYPQFHLTMHTFYCTIESRNLTLLEHEAAKWLNRSELHTVNWLPADAEVVKKLKIPSIIDEL
- a CDS encoding ankyrin repeat domain-containing protein, with amino-acid sequence MNFESTAKAILKIRNSNNLTQDEFARKLNVSRPTVSNWELAKCIPTTEQIMRIHEAFHVSADEILQIKKNTIFVIDTCAILNRPRIINQLLGNESISQVIIPDTVISELNYQKDHGQKQLAWLAMVTIEKFCKEYPHKISILHEENASGINDQKIIFAATQVAKRNIHSTVYMLTNDVFFSLVENKLRNLEVLNLQDFEEKFPLNANCFNREASFRFFEEVKAGNFKAAQIALSKGANPNFIHPESGYTPLIQAVRNRDKSMVEFIANHPKTNCNLCDEAKYRLPAISHAVQLGEMTLVKTLVEAGADIDCQSQGKNHGNTALMISAWHGKQDFVQYFCQNGACANQQDSNGFTALIKASIKKQVSCVRFLYPLTDSRIRSFEGLTAKDYAIKSHNSELLNIFKEA
- a CDS encoding radical SAM protein produces the protein MIDRVCISLSSKCQLRCTYCHFDTHIDKKSVLEIGETSAKKIIHNLLNYATAHQGHIKIGLVGSGEPLLRFNLIKAIIEMVKVVDKERLLSFYTISNGMHFNEDIRQFFYENRNTIKLCFSIDGYEFIHDLCRVNATGKGSFATIMQSVELYKKMFGEAPSVNATVHRETLRHAESVLNFFEENFKNVTFSRLVDVESPHLFISKKDFQEFLQLAQAHKLEMRQFKAKKYDCTMYGQLCGVGRTNIYFDNGKVYPCGRFVGNSKYELGNATDPIDEIERYMVTHITPCADGQCYYDNL
- a CDS encoding AAA family ATPase, translated to MKYAIYGISCCGKDTFIKKLLESGKFEGYEHPKGSESLNTIALNSFGKNFKELSASEKDDIRAEYAQKLMQKENIFADGHYCFPKDGKYEIVFTKKDAECYDSFFYLKAKPEDVKNRIQNSAKNQKFANLSASDIEAWQKNEISELRDICFKINKDFIVLDSDFESTIVFIEAYTTNYRTRNSYQQAIRLAEICKSKASREKIALFDCDRTIVKEDTGTDYFKANGASLEKVKEIFADDIYSQYQFWKYNQLHKNFTVQPSTNQFHFNTLVIEKISELRNNGYFIVGVTSGISAIWQQIFREHDIVDLMVSSDETLGITISDFVKGYLAQNIAHDHEVFACGDSLTDIYMLEAASMQGVIYAPGKTRSSVQEYLNTHPETKIKQFKQNPNQYNNIEGV
- a CDS encoding phosphoribosyltransferase, which gives rise to MINALTEAKNNESINEWIAICKSDSNVIGASLRHAHYRLGFELTSAFKQDFHNSVAVCFMRGGLPFSMGIADALDCPIVFFDDKASPHFFQDNQEQLKGKQVLLIDSVIHSGKSMIKSIESLNGISRDIKIMTNVLCYKAVEKFSILDTYTVRISGNSFKGSNVKVQSGNKGPDTGDRLFKTQLF
- a CDS encoding transposase; protein product: QRQSYKRTLKKVHRDQRFRNHPKNGKKAHKADRRLKTIAGRLVRELERNLASKNLLNTYKEKIELFKKVLAQKKCDKDKVYSLHEPEVKCIGKGKEHKKYEFGNKVSIARSYNGIIVGAVAFRDEYDGHTIDDTLDHVEQMLGFRPSQAACDRGYRGQKESGTTKIVIPDVPKKNATYYQKKKAHKLFCKRAGIEPINGHLKSDHRMGRNFYKGIFGDMLNAKLAAAAFNFKRVMRRFFVLLEWLYCCFLCREGVNKNGEPPYPALAK